The following proteins are encoded in a genomic region of Alphaproteobacteria bacterium:
- the mutY gene encoding A/G-specific adenine glycosylase produces MSTALAASLLAWYDRHARVLPWRVGPNKRAARPDPYRVWLSEIMLQQTTVVTVGPYFAEFLRRWPDVQALAKAPIDDVLAAWAGLGYYARARNLHKCARYVAEELGGVFPDTEEGLLTLPGVGPYTAAAIASIAFDVPAAVIDGNVERVIARVFKIDTPLPAAKPEIWNAVAGIVPEQRPGDFAQATMDLGATICTPRNPQCLLCPWKLACQTCGGEPETYPRRTAKPKRPFKRAIAFVLFDADGAVWVRKRADTGLLGGMLEVPSSDWKAGEIDETAARRASPAALAWRPASGVVRHGFTHFELEFAVWIAQARRSDVRGGQWVAADDIGSVALPTLMRKTIAHARKSISPAKDTKKGPSRGRASR; encoded by the coding sequence ATGTCCACCGCCCTCGCCGCATCGCTTCTCGCCTGGTACGACCGGCACGCCCGCGTGCTGCCGTGGCGCGTGGGGCCCAATAAACGCGCCGCGCGGCCCGATCCCTATCGCGTGTGGCTTTCCGAAATCATGCTCCAGCAAACGACCGTCGTGACGGTCGGGCCGTATTTCGCCGAATTCCTGCGCCGCTGGCCGGATGTGCAAGCGCTGGCCAAAGCGCCGATCGACGACGTGCTCGCGGCGTGGGCGGGGCTTGGCTACTACGCGCGCGCGCGCAACCTGCATAAATGCGCGCGCTACGTGGCCGAGGAACTCGGCGGCGTGTTCCCCGACACCGAAGAAGGCTTGCTGACGCTGCCCGGCGTGGGCCCGTACACGGCCGCCGCGATCGCGTCGATCGCGTTCGACGTTCCCGCCGCCGTGATCGACGGCAATGTCGAGCGCGTGATCGCGCGCGTGTTCAAGATCGATACGCCGCTGCCCGCCGCCAAGCCCGAGATCTGGAACGCGGTCGCGGGAATCGTGCCCGAGCAGCGGCCCGGCGATTTCGCGCAAGCGACGATGGATCTCGGCGCCACGATCTGCACGCCGCGCAATCCGCAATGTCTGCTCTGCCCGTGGAAACTCGCCTGCCAAACCTGCGGCGGCGAACCCGAAACCTATCCGCGCCGCACGGCCAAGCCCAAACGGCCCTTCAAGCGCGCGATCGCCTTCGTGTTGTTCGATGCGGACGGGGCCGTGTGGGTACGCAAGCGCGCCGATACGGGATTGCTGGGCGGCATGCTGGAAGTGCCGTCGAGCGATTGGAAGGCGGGCGAGATCGACGAAACCGCCGCCCGGCGCGCGTCACCCGCCGCTTTGGCGTGGCGCCCCGCATCGGGCGTGGTGCGCCACGGCTTCACGCATTTCGAATTGGAATTCGCGGTGTGGATCGCGCAAGCGCGGCGTAGCGACGTGCGCGGCGGGCAATGGGTCGCGGCGGATGATATCGGGTCCGTCGCGTTGCCCACGCTGATGCGTAAAACGATCGCTCACGCCCGCAAATCGATCAGCCCTGCGAAAGACACGAAGAAAGGTCCTTCGCGAGGCCGCGCATCACGCTGA
- a CDS encoding zinc ABC transporter substrate-binding protein, which produces MGKLLQIATFLVLLSAPAGAAEPKIVTSFPMLQSLAAAVSGAAPESIVRGGGSPHTYSMRPSDARALEQADLVIWIGEDYEGFLERPIKALGKRARVLELAEAPGVATFKAREGGVWEGDGHAHGHKHGNKHGEIDGHMFLDPKNAAAFGRAIAAALSEIDAPNAARYRANAEALATKLDALDAELATSLRPLAGKPFIVFHDSLQYLEKRYGLTPAGSITVSPERRPSAQRLQRLRDRIARSKTICVFAEPQFDQALVRTVAEGTKAKTGTLDYVGAEVPPGPDHYFSVMRGLAKDLSSCLSQG; this is translated from the coding sequence ATGGGCAAGCTTCTGCAAATTGCGACATTTCTGGTTCTTCTGTCCGCACCGGCCGGCGCCGCCGAGCCGAAGATCGTGACCAGCTTCCCCATGCTGCAATCGCTGGCCGCCGCCGTTTCGGGCGCGGCGCCGGAGTCGATCGTGCGCGGCGGCGGTTCGCCGCACACCTATTCGATGCGCCCGTCCGACGCGCGCGCCCTCGAACAAGCCGATCTCGTGATCTGGATCGGCGAAGATTACGAAGGCTTCCTCGAACGCCCGATCAAGGCGCTGGGCAAGCGCGCACGCGTGCTGGAATTGGCCGAAGCACCGGGCGTGGCCACGTTCAAAGCGCGCGAAGGCGGCGTCTGGGAAGGCGATGGCCACGCACACGGGCATAAGCACGGGAATAAGCACGGCGAGATCGACGGCCATATGTTCCTCGATCCGAAGAACGCCGCCGCGTTCGGCCGCGCGATCGCGGCGGCGCTGTCGGAAATCGACGCGCCCAACGCCGCGCGCTATCGCGCCAATGCCGAAGCCTTGGCGACGAAGCTCGATGCGCTCGACGCCGAACTCGCCACGAGCTTGCGTCCGCTCGCCGGCAAGCCGTTCATCGTGTTCCACGACTCGCTTCAATATTTGGAGAAGCGCTACGGTTTGACGCCGGCGGGCTCGATCACCGTCAGCCCCGAACGCCGGCCCAGCGCGCAACGCTTGCAGCGTTTGCGCGACCGTATCGCGCGCTCGAAAACGATTTGCGTGTTCGCCGAACCGCAATTCGACCAAGCGCTGGTGCGCACGGTCGCCGAAGGAACGAAGGCGAAGACCGGCACGCTGGATTACGTCGGCGCCGAAGTGCCGCCGGGCCCCGATCACTATTTCAGCGTGATGCGCGGCCTCGCGAAGGACCTTTCTTCGTGTCTTTCGCAGGGCTGA
- a CDS encoding transcriptional repressor — translation MSPSSAEHHHAEHHDHGKCVADALAAAREICAQRGERFTELRGRVLELVWASHRPIGAYAVLERLKSDGRSAAPPTVYRALDFLMEVGLVHRIESLNAYIGCAHPGAAHSSQFLICKDCGTAEELESPAIDAALAAAAGDHGFKLAGRVVELSGTCKNCSGS, via the coding sequence ATGTCGCCGAGTTCCGCCGAGCATCACCATGCCGAACATCACGATCACGGCAAATGCGTCGCCGATGCCTTGGCCGCCGCGCGGGAAATCTGCGCCCAGCGCGGCGAGCGTTTCACCGAATTGCGCGGCCGGGTGCTGGAGCTCGTGTGGGCAAGCCATCGCCCGATCGGCGCTTATGCCGTGCTCGAACGCTTGAAATCCGATGGCCGCTCGGCCGCCCCGCCGACGGTCTATCGAGCACTCGATTTCCTGATGGAAGTCGGGCTCGTCCACCGCATCGAATCGCTCAACGCCTATATCGGCTGCGCGCATCCCGGGGCGGCGCATTCATCGCAATTCCTGATCTGCAAGGATTGCGGCACGGCGGAGGAACTCGAATCCCCGGCGATCGACGCGGCCTTGGCCGCCGCCGCCGGCGATCACGGATTCAAACTCGCGGGCCGCGTGGTCGAATTGTCGGGCACTTGTAAGAACTGTTCGGGATCGTGA
- a CDS encoding ATP-binding cassette domain-containing protein, translating into MTGYAIEGRGLVKRFADRVVVDHVDIGAKPGEIVTLIGPNGAGKTLLLKMLLGLVAPDSGTIARSPGLRVGYMPQKLAVDPNLPISVARFVGLAGKGDVAASLETAGVADMAGAPMAGLSGGEMQRVLLARALMRDPQLLVLDEPAQGVDVTGQDALYALVGRLRDQTNCAVLLVSHDLHLVMARSDRVVCLNTHVCCTGQPETVGRDPAFAALFGARAGESLALYRHHHDHVHDTHGHVHHAHEHAHPHSHDGHRHG; encoded by the coding sequence GTGACCGGCTACGCGATCGAAGGACGGGGCCTCGTCAAACGATTCGCCGATCGCGTGGTCGTCGATCATGTCGATATCGGCGCCAAGCCCGGCGAAATCGTCACGCTGATCGGCCCCAATGGCGCGGGCAAGACCTTACTGCTGAAAATGCTGCTCGGCCTTGTGGCACCCGACAGCGGCACGATCGCGCGTTCGCCGGGTTTGCGCGTGGGCTACATGCCCCAGAAACTCGCCGTCGATCCCAATCTGCCGATTTCGGTGGCGCGTTTCGTCGGTCTTGCCGGGAAGGGCGATGTCGCGGCGTCGCTCGAAACGGCCGGCGTGGCGGATATGGCGGGCGCGCCGATGGCCGGTCTGTCGGGCGGCGAGATGCAGCGCGTGTTGCTGGCGCGCGCCTTGATGCGCGATCCGCAATTGCTGGTGCTGGACGAGCCCGCGCAAGGCGTCGATGTCACCGGCCAGGACGCGCTTTACGCGCTGGTCGGACGCTTGCGCGACCAAACCAACTGCGCCGTGCTGCTGGTCAGCCACGATCTGCATTTGGTGATGGCGCGGTCCGATCGCGTCGTGTGTCTCAACACCCATGTGTGCTGCACGGGCCAGCCCGAAACGGTTGGGCGCGATCCGGCTTTCGCGGCGCTGTTTGGTGCGCGCGCGGGCGAGAGCTTGGCGCTCTATCGCCATCATCACGATCACGTCCACGATACGCATGGCCATGTGCATCACGCGCATGAGCATGCGCATCCGCATTCCCACGACGGTCACCGCCA